In the genome of Populus nigra chromosome 9, ddPopNigr1.1, whole genome shotgun sequence, one region contains:
- the LOC133702685 gene encoding mitochondrial arginine transporter BAC1 isoform X1 — MGETFAYKEYLAGLLAGVATVITGHPFDTVKVMLQKHNTEAHGIKYKNGLHCTTRILQTEGVKGLYRGATSSFVGVAFESSLLFGIYSQTKQSLQGGGQSDVPRPQVIIPSAAYGGAIISFVLCPSELVKCRMQIQGTDSLVPKFSRYSSPLDCALQTMKNEGVTGIFRGGFTTLLRESIGSAVFFSVYEYVRYYMHLQLKPTLSDHSNLIDMGIGIVTGGLSGVAFWSAVLPLDVAKTIIQTAPDKSSTRNPFAVLNSIYCRAGLKGCYTGFGPTIVRAFPANAAAIVTWELAMKMLGDKS; from the exons ATGGGAGAGACATTCGCTTACAAGGAATACTTAGCCGGATTACTTGCTGGTGTTGCTACTGTTATCACTGGTCACCCTTTTGACACTGTCAAG GTGATGCTACAGAAACATAATACAGAAGCACATGGGATTAAGTACAAGAATGGTTTGCATTGCACGACTAGGATACTACAGACTGAAGGA GTTAAAGGACTGTATAGAGGGGCAACATCATCTTTTGTTGGAGTGGCTTTTGAGAGTTCCCTTCTTTTTGGCATTTATTCCCAAACAAAGCAGTCATTGCAG GGAGGAGGTCAAAGTGATGTGCCCCGACCCCAAGTAATAATTCCATCAGCAGCATATGGCGGAGCTATTATTAGTTTTGTATTATGCCCATCAGAGCTAGTAAAA TGTAGGATGCAAATTCAAGGCACTGACTCCTTGGTTCCAAAGTTCAGTAGATACAGTAGCCCACTTGATTGTGCCCTCCAAACAATGAAAAATGAAGGG GTTACAGGCATTTTTCGTGGAGGTTTTACAACATTGTTGAGAGAATCTATTGGAAGTGCTGTCTTCTTTAGTGTTTATGAGTATGTCCGTTATTACATGCATTTACAATTGAAACCCACTTTATCTGACCACAGCAATTTAATTGACATGGGGATCGGAATTGTGACCGGTGGCCTTAGTGGCGTAGCT TTTTGGTCTGCTGTTTTGCCATTGGATGTGGCGAAAACTATCATCCAGACAGCTCCAGATAAAAGCTCCACAAGAAATCCATTTGCAGTTCTGAATTCT ATCTACTGCAGGGCTGGACTTAAAGGATGCTACACAGGTTTCGGTCCGACAATAGTGAGAGCATTTCCTGCTAATGCCGCTGCAATAGTCACCTGGGAGCTAGCCATGAAAATGCTAGGGGATAAATCGTGA
- the LOC133702686 gene encoding squamosa promoter-binding-like protein 3, translated as METSRAEGKRSLKEIEDEEEEEDDEDIAGGLGFVDDDKIKKKGKTGSSGGGSSSMLLVSCQADNCTSDLTDAKRYHRRHKVCEFHAKAPFVPVNGLQQRFCQQCSRFHDLSEFDDSKRSCRRRLAGHNERRRKSSAEYQGEGSN; from the exons ATGGAAACAAGCAGAGCTGAAGGAAAGAGGAGCTTGAAGGAAATAgaagatgaagaggaagaagaggatgaTGAAGATATTGCTGGAGGGCTAGGGTTTGTAGATGATGACAAGAtcaagaagaaaggaaagacAGGATCTAGTGGTGGTGGGTCGTCGTCAATGCTGCTGGTTTCTTGTCAAGCAGATAATTGCACCTCTGATCTGACTGATGCCAAGCGATACCATAGACGCCATAAGGTTTGTGAGTTCCATGCCAAAGCTCCCTTTGTTCCCGTCAATGGACTGCAGCAACGCTTTTGCCAGCAATGTAGCAG GTTCCATGATTTATCAGAGTTTGATGACAGCAAAAGGAGCTGCCGGAGGCGTTTAGCAGGGCACAATGAACGGCGTAGGAAAAGCTCGGCTGAATATCAAGGAGAAGGATCGAACTGA
- the LOC133702685 gene encoding mitochondrial arginine transporter BAC1 isoform X2 encodes MGETFAYKEYLAGLLAGVATVITGHPFDTVKVKGLYRGATSSFVGVAFESSLLFGIYSQTKQSLQGGGQSDVPRPQVIIPSAAYGGAIISFVLCPSELVKCRMQIQGTDSLVPKFSRYSSPLDCALQTMKNEGVTGIFRGGFTTLLRESIGSAVFFSVYEYVRYYMHLQLKPTLSDHSNLIDMGIGIVTGGLSGVAFWSAVLPLDVAKTIIQTAPDKSSTRNPFAVLNSIYCRAGLKGCYTGFGPTIVRAFPANAAAIVTWELAMKMLGDKS; translated from the exons ATGGGAGAGACATTCGCTTACAAGGAATACTTAGCCGGATTACTTGCTGGTGTTGCTACTGTTATCACTGGTCACCCTTTTGACACTGTCAAG GTTAAAGGACTGTATAGAGGGGCAACATCATCTTTTGTTGGAGTGGCTTTTGAGAGTTCCCTTCTTTTTGGCATTTATTCCCAAACAAAGCAGTCATTGCAG GGAGGAGGTCAAAGTGATGTGCCCCGACCCCAAGTAATAATTCCATCAGCAGCATATGGCGGAGCTATTATTAGTTTTGTATTATGCCCATCAGAGCTAGTAAAA TGTAGGATGCAAATTCAAGGCACTGACTCCTTGGTTCCAAAGTTCAGTAGATACAGTAGCCCACTTGATTGTGCCCTCCAAACAATGAAAAATGAAGGG GTTACAGGCATTTTTCGTGGAGGTTTTACAACATTGTTGAGAGAATCTATTGGAAGTGCTGTCTTCTTTAGTGTTTATGAGTATGTCCGTTATTACATGCATTTACAATTGAAACCCACTTTATCTGACCACAGCAATTTAATTGACATGGGGATCGGAATTGTGACCGGTGGCCTTAGTGGCGTAGCT TTTTGGTCTGCTGTTTTGCCATTGGATGTGGCGAAAACTATCATCCAGACAGCTCCAGATAAAAGCTCCACAAGAAATCCATTTGCAGTTCTGAATTCT ATCTACTGCAGGGCTGGACTTAAAGGATGCTACACAGGTTTCGGTCCGACAATAGTGAGAGCATTTCCTGCTAATGCCGCTGCAATAGTCACCTGGGAGCTAGCCATGAAAATGCTAGGGGATAAATCGTGA